In the Arachis ipaensis cultivar K30076 chromosome B10, Araip1.1, whole genome shotgun sequence genome, one interval contains:
- the LOC107620696 gene encoding uncharacterized protein LOC107620696 encodes MVIPGKKSPGNKIDVYLQPLINELKDLWIDGVETFDSSSGNTFRMHAALMWTISDFPGLGMLSGWNTHTGLACPTCNFDSFPCYLRHSSKWCFMGHRRFLGRNHRFRLNRVRFDGSTEERGPPKKLLGSDILEQQQDVKTRDQQREESRSGGKRPRREVKQWNKRNIFFDLPYWKTNLLRHNLDFMHIEKNVCDNILYTLLNDKAKSKDNLKARKDLKEMGIRRDLWPSNNGSCHLSLFSLTRDTKKLFLSALKNVVLPDRYSSNISRCVDEGQKKIFGLKSHDCHILLEELLPIAVRHLLPDHVTAVLAEFGSFFKILCGKSLSNSELDKLQQRIVVVLCQLEMLFPPSFFTVMVHLTVHLVDEAKLGGPVHYRYMYPIERDLGHLKSHVRNRAQAEASIAEGYLAEECLTFCSRYFEDIETRFNRARRVCDDPLDKGCSESCLFPPVGKAGSSGTIFTLNEKQKLQAHRYVLLNCQAVKDYVNEFREYIRRSSKGRRPNPTDIEKRVFKEFVSWFEKRIMNPDTIEQLSTDIKFLARGPLSNATRYSAYKINGCTFRTVAREEGLRTQNSGVYLTSSTPCVASRVDKNLRQGDVPYYGKLEDIIEVSYYGRFTVVLFKCKWADSTRHRGYRRDQWHFHCVNFERPIHTGEHEEDEPYILASQASMVYYVDDVVNKGWSIVVHLKPRDLYEMGDEIEEAADEDEPHQEQALDQYFGNSDEYIQLATNHLIDDVVDS; translated from the exons ATGGTTATTCCAGGAAAGAAGTCCCCGGGAAATAAGATAGATGTGTACTTGCAGCCCCTTATAAATGAATTGAAAGATTTATGGATTGATGGTGTGGAGACATTTGACTCATCATCCGGAAACACATTTAGAATGCATGCAGCTCTTATGTGGACAATAAGTGATTTTCCTGGGTTAGGTATGCTATCTGGTTGGAACACACACACCGGTTTAGCTTGTCCCACTTGTAACTTTGATTCTTTTCCTTGTTATCTCCGTCATAGTTCTAAATGGTGCTTCATGGGTCATAGACGTTTTTTGGGAAGAAATCATAGATTTAGACTGAATCGTGTTCGTTTTGATGGAAGCACAGAGGAGCGTGGTCCACCTAAGAAGTTATTAGGTTCTGACATTCTTGAACAACAACAGGATGTTAAAACACGAGATCAGCAACGAGAAGAATCTCGTAGTGGTGGGAAAAGACCTCGACGAGAAGTTAAGCAGTGGAACAAGCGAAACATTTTCTTTGATCTTCCGTACTGGAAAACCAATTTGTTGCGTCACAATCTGGACTTTATGCACATTGAGAAGAATGTGTGTGATAACATTTTGTACACTTTGCTTAATGACAAAGCAAAATCAAAGGACAATCTCAAGGCACGGAAAGATTTGAAAGAAATGGGCATAAGGCGTGATCTCTGGCCAAGTAACAATGGATCATGTCATTTATCTTTATTTTCACTAACACGTGACACCAAGAAGCTATTTCTTTCGGCATTGAAGAATGTTGTGCTACCAGATAGATACTCAAGTAATATTTCGAGATGTGTGGATGAAGGACagaaaaaaatttttggattAAAAAGTCATGACTGTCATATTCTTTTGGAGGAATTGTTACCAATAGCAGTTCGTCATTTGCTGCCAGATCATGTTACCGCAGTATTGGCTGAGTTTGGCTCATTCTTTAAGATCCTTTGTGGGAAAAGCTTAAGTAACTCTGAACTTGACAAGCTCCAACAACGCATAGTGGTCGTCCTTTGCCAGTTGGAAATGTTATTCCCTCCATCATTCTTTACCGTCATGGTTCACTTGACGGTCCATCTAGTAGATGAAGCAAAGCTCGGAGGTCCAGTGCATTATCGATACATGTATCCAATTGAGAG ggACTTAGGCCATCTAAAATCCCATGTGCGGAATAGAGCACAAGCAGAAGCATCTATAGCTGAAGGATATTTAGCTGAGGAATGTCTCACTTTTTGTTCTCGCTATTTTGAAGATATAGAGACAAGGTTCAATAGAGCTAGACGTGTATGTGATGACCCGCTTGACAAGGGATGCTCAGAATCTTGTCTCTTTCCGCCGGTGGGTAAAGCAGGGAGTTCTGGTACAATTTTTACGTTGAATGAAAAGCAAAAGCTACAAGCCCATAGATATGTGTTACTAAATTGTCAAGCCGTCAAGGATTATGTGAA TGAATTTAGAGAATACATAAGAAGAAGCTCAAAGGGAAGAAGACCGAACCCCACAGACATAGAGAAGAGAGTATTTAAGGAATTTGTTTCGTGGTTTGAAAAACGA ATAATGAACCCAGATACCATAGAACAGTTGTCTACTGACATAAAATTTTTAGCACGAGGCCCCTTATCAAATGCAACGAGATATAGTGCTTATAAAATAAATGGTTGCACATTTCGAACTGTTGCTCGTGAAGAAGGTTTGAGGACACAGAATAGTGGAGTATATTTAACCTCTAGCACACCATGTGTTGCAAGTCGAGTTGacaaaaatttaagacaaggtgaTGTACCCTATTATGGCAAGTTGGAGGATATAATTGAGGTTAGCTATTATGGGCGATTCACTGTTGTTCTCTTCAAATGTAAATGGGCTGATTCCACTCGACATAGAGGATATAGAAGAGATCAATGGCATTTTCATTGTGTTAACTTTGAAAGACCAATTCATACCGGTGAACATGAAGAAGATGAGCCTTATATTCTAGCGTCACAAGCATCAATGGTATACTACGTAGATGATGTCGTTAACAAAGGATGGAGTATTGTTGTTCATTTAAAACCAAGAGATTTGTATGAAATGGGTGATGAAATTGAAGAGGCTGCAGATGAGGATGAGCCACATCAAGAGCAAGCTCTTGATCAATATTTTGGTAACAGTGATGAATACATTCAATTGGCAACAAACCACTTGATCGATGACGTAGTTGACTCATAA